A stretch of the Gracilinanus agilis isolate LMUSP501 chromosome 4, AgileGrace, whole genome shotgun sequence genome encodes the following:
- the TIMM17A gene encoding mitochondrial import inner membrane translocase subunit Tim17-A: MEEYAREPCPWRIVDDCGGAFTMGTIGGGIFQAIKGFRNSPVGVSHRLRGSLTAIKTRAPQLGGSFAIWGGLFSMIDCSMVKVRGKEDPWNSITSGALTGAILAARNGPVAMVGSAAMGGILLALIEGAGILLTRFASAQFPNGPQFVEDPSQLPPAQLPPSPFGDYRQYQ; the protein is encoded by the exons ccCCTGGCGAATTGTGGATGACTGTGGTGGGGCCTTCACTATGGGTACCATAGGAGGTGGTATCTTCCAAGCAATCAAAGGTTTTCGCAATTCTCCTGTG GGCGTAAGCCATAGGCTGCGAGGCAGTTTGACAGCAATCAAAACCAGAGCACCACAGTTGGGAG GTAGCTTTGCCATTTGGGGAGGTCTCTTTTCCATGATTGATTGCAGTATGGTAAAAGTCAGAGGAAAAGAAGATCCATGGAATTCCATCACAAGTGGTGCCTTAACTGGAGCCATATTGGCAGCAAGAA ATGGACCAGTGGCCATGGTTGGTTCAGCTGCAATGGGTGGCATTCTTCTAGCTTTAATTGAAGGAGCTGGTATCCTGTTAACAAGATTTGCATCTGCACAGTTTCCAAATG GTCCGCAGTTTGTTGAAGATCCTTCCCAGTTGCCTCCAGCCCAGTTGCCACCCTCACCATTTGGAGACTACCGGCAATATCAATAA